In the Candidatus Omnitrophota bacterium genome, CTATCATAGCGTCGAGAATATCGGGATAATCCTTTTGGGCGTAGGCGCCGCCATCTTTTTCGGGAACCTCGGCTTAGGCGCCGTCGCGGCGCTGGCCATGTGCGCAGGGCTGTACCATCTGATAAACCACGCGTTATTTAAAGGGCTTCTATTCCTTTGTTCGGGGAGCGTATTTAAGGCGACGGGGCTGCGCGACATGGAGAAGATGGGAGGCCTTATCAAGACTATGCCGCAGACCGCCTTCTTTTTCCTGGTCGGGGCAATGGGCATCTCCGCGCTTCCCCCCTTGAACGGATTTGTCAGCGAGTGGCTCACCTTCCAGGCGTTCTTCTTGGGCGTCCTGCAGTCGCAGGGGGCCGTAAAGATATTTATGGTCCTGTCCGCGGCGGTGTTGGCCCTGACGAGCGGTCTCGCGGCGGCCTGTTTCGTTAAGGCGTTCGGCATCGCATTCCTTGCCATGCCGCGGAGTAAGCGCGCCCGGGAATCGAAAGAGGTTTCATTTTCGATGAAGGCAGGCATGGCGCTATTGGCCGTTGGTGTGGTGGTATTCGGCATGGGGGCAGGATTTGTCGCGCCCTTGATCATGGGAGTTTCACAGGATGCGCTTGGGATGGAAAAGGCCGCGGGGCCTTTTCATCTCGTATCGGCCCTGCCTCCGATGATCGCGGCGGCATTACTTGTTATAGGAGGTGTGATCTTCCTGTGGTTCAAATTCGGGTTACGCCGAAAACAGGTCCGCTACAATACGTGGGATTGCGGATATTATGCCCTCGACAGCCGTAACGAATATACGGCGACCGCATTCTCGAAGCCGTTCAGGATAGCGTTCAGCTTTTTCCTGTTGCCATACCGGAAGAGCGAGAAGATAAGAGATTCTTTCTACCATATCCGCAAATTTACATACGAGACGCATACTACCCTGGTATTTAAAAATTATTTTTACGACCCGCTGGTGCGCATGGTCTACCAGGCAGCGGTCAAGATACGCAAGCTGCAGCCGGGGAGCATACATCTGTATATCCTTTATATCTTCATCACCCTGGCGACGTTGCTGATAATCACGGCGGTCTTCTAACTATGATAAATATGGATAATATTATCGCGGTCATATGGAAGACGGTTCTGCTGGCGCTCGCCGCGCCGCTCGTGAGCGGCGTCATACGAAAGATCAAAAACAACCTCCGCATGCGGAAAGGGCCGACCATATTCCAACCCTACTTAGACGCGCGCAAACTTTTCCTGAAGGATGAGGTCGTTTCAAATAACGCGTCGTGGATATTTTACGCGGCGCCTGTCATAGTCTTTGCCTCGAGCGTATGCGCGCTTACAATGATCTTAGCCGCGGGCAAGGCGCCTTTAATGAATGACGGCCTGGCGATCCTCATAGCCGCGCTATTTGTGCTGGGCCTGGGACGCTTCTTCCTGGCCCTGGCCGGTCTCGACGCAGGCTCCTCGTTCGGCGGGATGGGTTCGTCCCGGGAGATGTTCATTTCAAGTTTTGCCGAGCCGGCGGCTTTCATCGCCGTATTTGTCCTGTGCATGGGCGGCGGGGACGGATTCAGGATCTCGAACGTTCTGGCGGGATTCGCGCTCTCGATGGTCGCGCTCGCCGAGACTTCGCGGATACCTGTGGACAACCGGGAGACGCATCTGGAATTGACGATGGTCCACGAGGCGATGGTGCTCGAATATTCGGGCAGGTCGCTGGCGCTCATAGAATTGGCAAGCCATATAAAACAGATGGCGTTCTTTACTCTGATCACCTTCTTTTTTATAGCGCCTGCCGCCTTATGCCCGGCATGGCCGCAATTTGCGGTCAAAATAGCGGTGATCGCTTTAGTCTTTGCGCTCGTAGAAATATCGGTGGCAAAGATGCGGCTCTTCAGGGTGGTGGATTTTCTGACTTTTTCTTTTTTTGTAGCGCTCATCGCAACGATCGCGGCGGGCCTGGGGCTATGAAGCCCATGGTTATAATCGTCGGGGCGGAATCCCGCCCCGAGCAGGACAAATAGCGGGATAAGAAATGACACTCACATTCATACTTAGCGGTTTTTTGATAGTAACCTTTCTCCTCGTGACCGCGAAGAGGATCACGGCGCTCATCCGGACGTTCAGGATCCAGTCCGTATTCTTATTCCTTTACACATTTTATATGGCATATAACCAGAATCATCTTGAGCTCTTTGTCGTATGCGGCCTGGTCTTCGCGCTTAAAGCGGTGGTCATCCCGTTCGTACTTCTTCGCATTATGCGGCGCATCAAAGCGGAAGAGGACCTGGGCCTCCTGGTGAATCCCCAGATCTCGCTTGTCATAGCGCTCATCTTCGCGTACCTTTCGTATCTTTTTGCCCATAACGCGATGTCGCTCGGGAATTCTCCGGAATCCGCGGCGTTCGTAGTTTCGATAACGGCGCTGTGCGTCGGTTTCTTCATAATGGTAAGCCGGATGAAGGCATTCGGCCAGATCATCGGGCTCCTGGTTATGGAAAACGGCATATTTCTCGCCGCGGCGGCCATAGCCGGCGGCATGCCGTTCTTCGTCGAGATCGCGCTCTTTTTCGACGTCTTCGTCTTCGTTATAATATTGGAAATATTCATATATAAAGTGAACAGGCTCTTTACGCACATCGATACCTCTAAGATGAAATCGTTAAAAGGATAGACATGCTTATCGCTTCGATAGTAATTATACCTGTGATCTTATTGATCCTCTCTCCGCTTGTAAAGAAGGTGAAGTTGTTGGGGGTCATAAACGCTTCAGGTTACCTGGTTTTGCTTGCAGCTTGCGTCTTCTTCTTAAAGGATTTTTCGGCTGCAGGGAGCGCCGCTGTAAGCCTATGGGGATGGGTCTACATCGATTCTTTAAGCGTCTTCTTCCTGTTTACTACGGCAATAGTAAGTTTTGCCGCGGCCGTATATTCTATCGGTTATATCACCTCGGAGGTGGAGGAAGGGAAGATATCCGCCCACAAGGCATGCGCGTACTATCAATTATTTAACCTCTTTTCACTAACAATGCTTGTCGTCCCGCTTCTGAACAACCTTGCGCTTGTGTGGATCGCAATAGAGATGACGACGCTCATATCGGCGTTCCTTGTCGGGTTCCATAACGTGAAGGAGTCGATCGAGGCGGCGTGGAAATATATCATCATCTGCTCTGTCGGGATCACCTTCGCGCTTTTGGGAATAATATTCTTTTATTACACCTCTTCAAGGGACGCAGGGGTCAAGTCCCTGGAGTGGGCAAGCATGCTTGCCGGGTCGGGAATGTTCGATCCTAAGATAGTGAAGCTCGCGCTCGTCTTCATCATGGTCGGATATGGCACGAAGGCGGGTTTTTCGCCGATGCATAACTGGCTACCGGATGCCCACAGCCAGGCTCTTTCTCCTATAAGCGGGTTATTATCCGGGGTGCTTCTCAAGATATCGTTGTACGCTATATTGCGTTTCGTGATGCTCGCTAACCTCTCGGCAGGATATGCGTACAGCGCGAAGCTGTTTATCCTCTTTGGCATCGTCTCCATGGGTATAGCGGGCTCCTTTATCCTGGTGCAGAAAGACCTGAAGAGGCTTCTGGCTTATTCGAGCATAGAGAATATAGGGCTCGTATCTTTAGGCCTGGGATTCGGGCCGTTCGGCGGGATATTCGCCGGCCTCCTCCAGGCATTTAACCACGCCGTGACCAAGGCGCTTATGTTCTTCTCGGCCGGGGAAGCCGTTCGCGCTTACCGCGGTAATAATATGAACCAGATGCAGGGCATGATAAGGCTTATGCCTTTCGCGGGGACGGCGCTCTTCCTCGGATTTTTCGCTCTTGTCGGGATGCCGCCTTTCTCCATATTTGTAAGCAAATTATCGATACTCATAGCGGCGTTCCAGGGCGGGTATTTTCTCATCGCGAGCCTCGCGCTTATATTTATAGCCCTTGCTTTCGCCGGGCTTCTCTATCACATATCAAGGATAGCCCTGGGGAATGTGCCCCATACAGCGTGGGCGCAAAAAGAGCCGCTTAGCTCGAAGATAGCCTTACTCTTCTTAGGTATATTTATCCTGGGATTCGGTTTATATATTCCTCAAACGTTTTTGAACCTGCTTGCCGGCTGCGAGCGGCTTATTTTGGGCAGATAGATGGATAATATAAAAATTGTTTCGGATATACTGGCTTCCAAAAAGATCGATGTGACGGATCTGGCTGTTCTGCACCGGAACGAATTGTATATTGCCGTGTCCGGAGAACATTTCGTAAAGGCCTGCAACCTTCTGCATAAGGCCTTAAACTCTCCGGTAATGATGTTATTCGCGGAAGACATGCGGCCGTCGTCGGGCGTATATATGCTTTATTGCGTATTCTTGAACGTCCATACGCGTTGCTGGATATTTGTGCGGCAGGAGATCGCGCCCGGCGATATGAAGTTCTACTCTCTCGCGAAGGACATATACTCCGCCAGCCTTTTTGAACGCGAGGTAAAAGAGATGTTCGGTATTGAGCCGTCAGGCAATCCCGACACCAGGAGGCTCAAGCTTCACAATGAGGTCTGGCCCGGAGGATATTATCCTCTGCGCAAAGATTTTATCCCTCCCCGGGACGACATTGGCGGGGAGTCGCTCTACCAATTTAAGCGCGTGGAAGGCGAGGGCGTTTTTGAAGTCCCTGTCGGTCCCGTCCATGCGGGCATAATAGGCCCGGGACATTTCAGGTTCAGCGTGGCGGGCGAGCCCATAATCAATTTGGAGACAAGGCTTGGCTGGACGCATAGAGGCGTAGAGAAACTGCTCGAAGGCAAAGACCCGCGTGAGGCGGTAAAGATATTCGAATGCGTAAGCGGCGACACGGCGTTCGGATACAGCCAGGCGTTCTGCCAGAGCGTCGAAAAGGTCCTTGGTTTAGAGATCCCCGATAGGGCGCAAATTATACGCGTATTATGTCTCGAACTCGAGCGGCTGTACAATCACGCCAATGACATGGGCGGGATCGCCCTCGATGTCGGTTTCAGCTTTCCCGCGCAATTCGCAAGCCTTGTTAAAGAGAATATCCTTCAGCTTAACCAAAGCCTTAGCCTCTCGCGGTATCTTAAAGGCATTAACGCCATCGGAGGGGTAGAGCAGGACATCGGCCCGGAGAAGATAGCGCTTATTCAAAAAGCGCTGCCGAATATTCAAAAAGATCTCCTCGCCCTCGAAGAGATGCTCTTCTCCAGCGTATCTTTTATGGACCGGGTAGACACAACCGGGACACTGCGTGTCACAACGGCGCGCGATCTCGGGGTAACCGGAGTTGCCGCGCGAGCTAGCGGCATAGCGCTCGATATACGAAAGGGTTTTCCCGGCGCGTACGGCAAATTTTCTTTCAATATCGCAAAAGAACATTCGGGAGATGTGGCCGCACGCCTGAAGGTCAGGTGCATAGAGGCGAAGGAATCGATCAGTCTCGTCCGGCAGTGCATAGAGAAGCTAGGAAGCTGTGAAGGCTCCCTTAAAGCCGCGGCGCAATATAAGGAAGGCATCGCATTGGGAGTTGTGGAGGCATGGCGCGGCCCGGTGCTCGTATGGACGCGGCTGAACATCGAAGGCAGGATCGCGCGGTGTAAGATAGTAGATCCTTCTTTCCACAATTGGGAGGGGCTCTCTTACGCCGTCATCGGCAATATAATCCCGGATTTCCCGTTGTGCAATAAAAGTTTCGACCTGTCATATTCAGGTAACGACCTATGAGCATAAATATCATTAAGAACAGTTTTAGAAAAGGGAGAGTCACTATTTCGCTCGACCCAAAGCTTTCGCCTCTGCCTCCCGAGATAGAGAAGATGGGGCCGACGCTTAAGAGGGCGATCCACGCGAAATTCGGGAGGTCTTTCCATATCCGTGAAGTGGATACAGGCTCCTGCGGCGCATGCGAATCGGAGATAATCGCCTGCTCGAATCCTTTGTATGATATACAGCGTTTTGGGATAGATTTTGTCGCTTCCCCCCGCCATGCGGACGCGCTCCTGGTCACGGGTCCGGTCTCAAAAAATATGGAGCTTGCGCTCAAAAAAACCTACGACGCGATGCCCGACCCGAAATTCGTGATAAGCCTGGGCGATTGCGCGAAAGACGGGGGACTGTTTAAGGGTTCCTACTATACCTGCGGCGGCGTTAAGAATGTCCTGCCTGTCGTTTTACACATACCGGGATGTCCGCCGGATCCGGCTACGATAATTAAAACATTATTGGCTTTTCTGTCCCGCCGCAAGCCATGAAACAAATCAAATCATCCTCTCTAAAAAATACCCTTGCATAATCCGAAAGGTATGATATAATTAGTTATGAACATACGTTCATAATGTAATATATCATCCAAAATAATTTCTTCGAGTAGCCGACATTTAAATGTCGGCTACGACATCAACGAAACACTTTTTACGCTGATATATTACTTCATAACTGAAAGGCGGTATGCGCCCGAAAAAGACGAGATGGATAAAGTGCCGCCCAGGTGAGAGGTGTTTTAAGCCGATGTGCAAGCCTTTAGGTAAGGTAAAGAGCGTATGCCTTACTCTGGACGAATTCGAGGCGATACGGCTCTCCGACCTGGAAGGGTTGGAACAGCTTGCCGCGGCCAAACAGTTTAAGATATCGCGTCCGACGTTCTCGAGGATATTGTCGGCGGCGCGTAATAAGATAGCTGACGGCCTGGTCAATATCAAGGCGATCAGGATAGAAGGCGGCTGCTGTCAAATCATCAAAGGGAGCGGAAAGTGAAAGATTGGAAGAAACTTTTATACGTTGTAGCGGCTTTTTTGGCGTGTTTCTACCTGCCGATCGAGAATTTGCGGTTTACCAACGCTATATTTGAAGCTTTGGCTTTGGTTAAATGGTACGCCCGCGAGCACGTTCTTCTATGCCTCGTGCCGGCG is a window encoding:
- a CDS encoding proton-conducting transporter membrane subunit; this translates as MINFLSKELFLLDPLAIFFLAVIGFVSIPSAIFSIGYMSGESMGKKLLDWALLAAFIISMCLVVTAGNLFSFLIFWELMSLASYFLVVSDYKHERSIQAGTIYFIMTHVGTACLMAAFFTLYNYSNSFDFSAVIQGAAVMPPQIRNVVFLLLLTGFSTKAGVVPLHIWLPYAHPQAPSHVSSIMSGVMIKIAIYGMIRFFVTLLGPGSAWWGALILVLGMISCLVGVIYALMDHDLKKLLAYHSVENIGIILLGVGAAIFFGNLGLGAVAALAMCAGLYHLINHALFKGLLFLCSGSVFKATGLRDMEKMGGLIKTMPQTAFFFLVGAMGISALPPLNGFVSEWLTFQAFFLGVLQSQGAVKIFMVLSAAVLALTSGLAAACFVKAFGIAFLAMPRSKRARESKEVSFSMKAGMALLAVGVVVFGMGAGFVAPLIMGVSQDALGMEKAAGPFHLVSALPPMIAAALLVIGGVIFLWFKFGLRRKQVRYNTWDCGYYALDSRNEYTATAFSKPFRIAFSFFLLPYRKSEKIRDSFYHIRKFTYETHTTLVFKNYFYDPLVRMVYQAAVKIRKLQPGSIHLYILYIFITLATLLIITAVF
- a CDS encoding NADH-quinone oxidoreductase subunit H; protein product: MDNIIAVIWKTVLLALAAPLVSGVIRKIKNNLRMRKGPTIFQPYLDARKLFLKDEVVSNNASWIFYAAPVIVFASSVCALTMILAAGKAPLMNDGLAILIAALFVLGLGRFFLALAGLDAGSSFGGMGSSREMFISSFAEPAAFIAVFVLCMGGGDGFRISNVLAGFALSMVALAETSRIPVDNRETHLELTMVHEAMVLEYSGRSLALIELASHIKQMAFFTLITFFFIAPAALCPAWPQFAVKIAVIALVFALVEISVAKMRLFRVVDFLTFSFFVALIATIAAGLGL
- a CDS encoding proton-conducting transporter membrane subunit, with protein sequence MLIASIVIIPVILLILSPLVKKVKLLGVINASGYLVLLAACVFFLKDFSAAGSAAVSLWGWVYIDSLSVFFLFTTAIVSFAAAVYSIGYITSEVEEGKISAHKACAYYQLFNLFSLTMLVVPLLNNLALVWIAIEMTTLISAFLVGFHNVKESIEAAWKYIIICSVGITFALLGIIFFYYTSSRDAGVKSLEWASMLAGSGMFDPKIVKLALVFIMVGYGTKAGFSPMHNWLPDAHSQALSPISGLLSGVLLKISLYAILRFVMLANLSAGYAYSAKLFILFGIVSMGIAGSFILVQKDLKRLLAYSSIENIGLVSLGLGFGPFGGIFAGLLQAFNHAVTKALMFFSAGEAVRAYRGNNMNQMQGMIRLMPFAGTALFLGFFALVGMPPFSIFVSKLSILIAAFQGGYFLIASLALIFIALAFAGLLYHISRIALGNVPHTAWAQKEPLSSKIALLFLGIFILGFGLYIPQTFLNLLAGCERLILGR
- a CDS encoding NADH-quinone oxidoreductase subunit C yields the protein MDNIKIVSDILASKKIDVTDLAVLHRNELYIAVSGEHFVKACNLLHKALNSPVMMLFAEDMRPSSGVYMLYCVFLNVHTRCWIFVRQEIAPGDMKFYSLAKDIYSASLFEREVKEMFGIEPSGNPDTRRLKLHNEVWPGGYYPLRKDFIPPRDDIGGESLYQFKRVEGEGVFEVPVGPVHAGIIGPGHFRFSVAGEPIINLETRLGWTHRGVEKLLEGKDPREAVKIFECVSGDTAFGYSQAFCQSVEKVLGLEIPDRAQIIRVLCLELERLYNHANDMGGIALDVGFSFPAQFASLVKENILQLNQSLSLSRYLKGINAIGGVEQDIGPEKIALIQKALPNIQKDLLALEEMLFSSVSFMDRVDTTGTLRVTTARDLGVTGVAARASGIALDIRKGFPGAYGKFSFNIAKEHSGDVAARLKVRCIEAKESISLVRQCIEKLGSCEGSLKAAAQYKEGIALGVVEAWRGPVLVWTRLNIEGRIARCKIVDPSFHNWEGLSYAVIGNIIPDFPLCNKSFDLSYSGNDL
- a CDS encoding NADH-quinone oxidoreductase subunit B family protein; protein product: MSINIIKNSFRKGRVTISLDPKLSPLPPEIEKMGPTLKRAIHAKFGRSFHIREVDTGSCGACESEIIACSNPLYDIQRFGIDFVASPRHADALLVTGPVSKNMELALKKTYDAMPDPKFVISLGDCAKDGGLFKGSYYTCGGVKNVLPVVLHIPGCPPDPATIIKTLLAFLSRRKP
- a CDS encoding DUF134 domain-containing protein, with product MRPKKTRWIKCRPGERCFKPMCKPLGKVKSVCLTLDEFEAIRLSDLEGLEQLAAAKQFKISRPTFSRILSAARNKIADGLVNIKAIRIEGGCCQIIKGSGK